One Felis catus isolate Fca126 chromosome D1, F.catus_Fca126_mat1.0, whole genome shotgun sequence DNA segment encodes these proteins:
- the ARRB1 gene encoding beta-arrestin-1 isoform X2, whose protein sequence is MGDKGTRVFKKASPNGKLTVYLGKRDFVDHIDLVDPVDGVVLVDPEYLKERRVYVTLTCAFRYGREDLDVLGLTFRKDLFVANVQSFPPAPEDKKPLTRLQERLIKKLGEHAYPFTFEIPPNLPCSVTLQPGPEDTGKACGVDYEVKAFCAENLEEKIHKRNSVRLVIRKVQYAPERPGPQPTAETTRQFLMSDKPLHLEASLDKEIYYHGEPISVNVHVTNNTNKTVKKIKISVRQYADICLFNTAQYKCPVAMEEADDTVAPSSTFCKVYTLTPFLANNREKRGLALDGKLKHEDTNLASSTLLREGANREILGIIVSYKVKVKLVVSRGGDVAVELPFTLMHPKPKEEPPHREVPENEAPVDTNLIELDTNDDDIVFEDFARQRLKGMKDDKEEEEDGTGSPQLNDR, encoded by the exons GGTGTTCAAGAAGGCCAGCCCAAATGGAAAG CTCACTGTGTATCTGGGAAAGCGGGACTTTGTGGACCACATCGACCTCGTGGACCCTGTCG ATGGTGTGGTCCTGGTGGATCCTGAGTATCTCaaggagaggagag TCTATGTGACACTGACCTGCGCCTTCCGCTATGGCCGGGAGGACCTGGATGTCCTGGGCCTGACCTTTCGCAAGGACCTGTTTGTGGCCAACGTGCAGTCCTTCCCGCCGGCCCCTGAGGACAAGAAGCCCCTGACACGGCTGCAGGAGCGCCTCATCAAGAAGCTGGGCGAGCACGCCTACCCTTTCACCTTTGAG ATCCCTCCGAACCTCCCATGCTCTGTGACATTGCAGCCGGGGCCTGAAGACACGGGGAAG GCCTGTGGTGTGGACTATGAAGTCAAAGCCTTCTGTGCTGAGAACCTGGAGGAGAAGATCCACAAGCG GAATTCCGTGCGCCTGGTTATCAGGAAGGTTCAGTATGCCCCGGAGaggcctggcccccagcccacagctgagACCACCAGGCAGTTCCTCATGTCGGACAAGCCCCTGCATCTAGAGGCCTCCCTGGATAAGGAG ATCTATTACCATGGAGAACCCATCAGCGTTAATGTTCACGTCACCAACAACACCAACAAGACAGTGAAGAAGATCAAGATCTCGG tgCGCCAGTATGCGGACATCTGCCTTTTCAACACAGCCCAGTACAAGTGCCCTGTGGCCATGGAAGAGGCTGA TGACACAGTGGCACCCAGTTCGACATTCTGCAAGGTCTACACACTGACCCCCTTCCTGGCCAACAACCGAGAGAAGCGGGGCCTCGCCTTGGACGGGAAGCTCAAGCATGAAGACACGAACCTGGCCTCCAGCACCCT GTTGAGGGAAGGCGCCAACCGGGAGATCCTGGGCATCATTGTTTCCTACAAGGTGAAAGTGAAGCTGGTGGTATCTCGGGGCGG TGATGTGGCCGTGGAACTGCCCTTCACCCTAATGCACCCCAAGCCCAAAGAGGAACCCCCACATCGTGAAG TTCCAGAGAACGAGGCGCCAGTAGATACCAATCTCATAGAACTTGACACAAA CGATGATGACATCGTGTTTGAGGACTTTGCCCGCCAGAGACTGAAAGGCATGAAGGACgacaaggaggaagaggaggatggtACTGGTTCTCCACAGCTCAACGACAGATAG
- the ARRB1 gene encoding beta-arrestin-1 isoform X6 — protein MGVFKKASPNGKLTVYLGKRDFVDHIDLVDPVDGVVLVDPEYLKERRVYVTLTCAFRYGREDLDVLGLTFRKDLFVANVQSFPPAPEDKKPLTRLQERLIKKLGEHAYPFTFEIPPNLPCSVTLQPGPEDTGKACGVDYEVKAFCAENLEEKIHKRNSVRLVIRKVQYAPERPGPQPTAETTRQFLMSDKPLHLEASLDKEIYYHGEPISVNVHVTNNTNKTVKKIKISVRQYADICLFNTAQYKCPVAMEEADDTVAPSSTFCKVYTLTPFLANNREKRGLALDGKLKHEDTNLASSTLLREGANREILGIIVSYKVKVKLVVSRGGLLGDLASSDVAVELPFTLMHPKPKEEPPHREVPENEAPVDTNLIELDTNDDDIVFEDFARQRLKGMKDDKEEEEDGTGSPQLNDR, from the exons GGTGTTCAAGAAGGCCAGCCCAAATGGAAAG CTCACTGTGTATCTGGGAAAGCGGGACTTTGTGGACCACATCGACCTCGTGGACCCTGTCG ATGGTGTGGTCCTGGTGGATCCTGAGTATCTCaaggagaggagag TCTATGTGACACTGACCTGCGCCTTCCGCTATGGCCGGGAGGACCTGGATGTCCTGGGCCTGACCTTTCGCAAGGACCTGTTTGTGGCCAACGTGCAGTCCTTCCCGCCGGCCCCTGAGGACAAGAAGCCCCTGACACGGCTGCAGGAGCGCCTCATCAAGAAGCTGGGCGAGCACGCCTACCCTTTCACCTTTGAG ATCCCTCCGAACCTCCCATGCTCTGTGACATTGCAGCCGGGGCCTGAAGACACGGGGAAG GCCTGTGGTGTGGACTATGAAGTCAAAGCCTTCTGTGCTGAGAACCTGGAGGAGAAGATCCACAAGCG GAATTCCGTGCGCCTGGTTATCAGGAAGGTTCAGTATGCCCCGGAGaggcctggcccccagcccacagctgagACCACCAGGCAGTTCCTCATGTCGGACAAGCCCCTGCATCTAGAGGCCTCCCTGGATAAGGAG ATCTATTACCATGGAGAACCCATCAGCGTTAATGTTCACGTCACCAACAACACCAACAAGACAGTGAAGAAGATCAAGATCTCGG tgCGCCAGTATGCGGACATCTGCCTTTTCAACACAGCCCAGTACAAGTGCCCTGTGGCCATGGAAGAGGCTGA TGACACAGTGGCACCCAGTTCGACATTCTGCAAGGTCTACACACTGACCCCCTTCCTGGCCAACAACCGAGAGAAGCGGGGCCTCGCCTTGGACGGGAAGCTCAAGCATGAAGACACGAACCTGGCCTCCAGCACCCT GTTGAGGGAAGGCGCCAACCGGGAGATCCTGGGCATCATTGTTTCCTACAAGGTGAAAGTGAAGCTGGTGGTATCTCGGGGCGG CCTGTTGGGAGATCTTGCATCCAG TGATGTGGCCGTGGAACTGCCCTTCACCCTAATGCACCCCAAGCCCAAAGAGGAACCCCCACATCGTGAAG TTCCAGAGAACGAGGCGCCAGTAGATACCAATCTCATAGAACTTGACACAAA CGATGATGACATCGTGTTTGAGGACTTTGCCCGCCAGAGACTGAAAGGCATGAAGGACgacaaggaggaagaggaggatggtACTGGTTCTCCACAGCTCAACGACAGATAG
- the ARRB1 gene encoding beta-arrestin-1 isoform X4, giving the protein MASPFLTPALLRSACASFPVFKKASPNGKLTVYLGKRDFVDHIDLVDPVDGVVLVDPEYLKERRVYVTLTCAFRYGREDLDVLGLTFRKDLFVANVQSFPPAPEDKKPLTRLQERLIKKLGEHAYPFTFEIPPNLPCSVTLQPGPEDTGKACGVDYEVKAFCAENLEEKIHKRNSVRLVIRKVQYAPERPGPQPTAETTRQFLMSDKPLHLEASLDKEIYYHGEPISVNVHVTNNTNKTVKKIKISVRQYADICLFNTAQYKCPVAMEEADDTVAPSSTFCKVYTLTPFLANNREKRGLALDGKLKHEDTNLASSTLLREGANREILGIIVSYKVKVKLVVSRGGLLGDLASSDVAVELPFTLMHPKPKEEPPHREVPENEAPVDTNLIELDTNDDDIVFEDFARQRLKGMKDDKEEEEDGTGSPQLNDR; this is encoded by the exons GGTGTTCAAGAAGGCCAGCCCAAATGGAAAG CTCACTGTGTATCTGGGAAAGCGGGACTTTGTGGACCACATCGACCTCGTGGACCCTGTCG ATGGTGTGGTCCTGGTGGATCCTGAGTATCTCaaggagaggagag TCTATGTGACACTGACCTGCGCCTTCCGCTATGGCCGGGAGGACCTGGATGTCCTGGGCCTGACCTTTCGCAAGGACCTGTTTGTGGCCAACGTGCAGTCCTTCCCGCCGGCCCCTGAGGACAAGAAGCCCCTGACACGGCTGCAGGAGCGCCTCATCAAGAAGCTGGGCGAGCACGCCTACCCTTTCACCTTTGAG ATCCCTCCGAACCTCCCATGCTCTGTGACATTGCAGCCGGGGCCTGAAGACACGGGGAAG GCCTGTGGTGTGGACTATGAAGTCAAAGCCTTCTGTGCTGAGAACCTGGAGGAGAAGATCCACAAGCG GAATTCCGTGCGCCTGGTTATCAGGAAGGTTCAGTATGCCCCGGAGaggcctggcccccagcccacagctgagACCACCAGGCAGTTCCTCATGTCGGACAAGCCCCTGCATCTAGAGGCCTCCCTGGATAAGGAG ATCTATTACCATGGAGAACCCATCAGCGTTAATGTTCACGTCACCAACAACACCAACAAGACAGTGAAGAAGATCAAGATCTCGG tgCGCCAGTATGCGGACATCTGCCTTTTCAACACAGCCCAGTACAAGTGCCCTGTGGCCATGGAAGAGGCTGA TGACACAGTGGCACCCAGTTCGACATTCTGCAAGGTCTACACACTGACCCCCTTCCTGGCCAACAACCGAGAGAAGCGGGGCCTCGCCTTGGACGGGAAGCTCAAGCATGAAGACACGAACCTGGCCTCCAGCACCCT GTTGAGGGAAGGCGCCAACCGGGAGATCCTGGGCATCATTGTTTCCTACAAGGTGAAAGTGAAGCTGGTGGTATCTCGGGGCGG CCTGTTGGGAGATCTTGCATCCAG TGATGTGGCCGTGGAACTGCCCTTCACCCTAATGCACCCCAAGCCCAAAGAGGAACCCCCACATCGTGAAG TTCCAGAGAACGAGGCGCCAGTAGATACCAATCTCATAGAACTTGACACAAA CGATGATGACATCGTGTTTGAGGACTTTGCCCGCCAGAGACTGAAAGGCATGAAGGACgacaaggaggaagaggaggatggtACTGGTTCTCCACAGCTCAACGACAGATAG
- the ARRB1 gene encoding beta-arrestin-1 isoform X7, translating into MESSLCIWESGTLWTTSTSWTLSMVWSWWILSISRRGEIPPNLPCSVTLQPGPEDTGKACGVDYEVKAFCAENLEEKIHKRNSVRLVIRKVQYAPERPGPQPTAETTRQFLMSDKPLHLEASLDKEIYYHGEPISVNVHVTNNTNKTVKKIKISVRQYADICLFNTAQYKCPVAMEEADDTVAPSSTFCKVYTLTPFLANNREKRGLALDGKLKHEDTNLASSTLLREGANREILGIIVSYKVKVKLVVSRGGLLGDLASSDVAVELPFTLMHPKPKEEPPHREVPENEAPVDTNLIELDTNDDDIVFEDFARQRLKGMKDDKEEEEDGTGSPQLNDR; encoded by the exons ATGGAAAG CTCACTGTGTATCTGGGAAAGCGGGACTTTGTGGACCACATCGACCTCGTGGACCCTGTCG ATGGTGTGGTCCTGGTGGATCCTGAGTATCTCaaggagaggagag ATCCCTCCGAACCTCCCATGCTCTGTGACATTGCAGCCGGGGCCTGAAGACACGGGGAAG GCCTGTGGTGTGGACTATGAAGTCAAAGCCTTCTGTGCTGAGAACCTGGAGGAGAAGATCCACAAGCG GAATTCCGTGCGCCTGGTTATCAGGAAGGTTCAGTATGCCCCGGAGaggcctggcccccagcccacagctgagACCACCAGGCAGTTCCTCATGTCGGACAAGCCCCTGCATCTAGAGGCCTCCCTGGATAAGGAG ATCTATTACCATGGAGAACCCATCAGCGTTAATGTTCACGTCACCAACAACACCAACAAGACAGTGAAGAAGATCAAGATCTCGG tgCGCCAGTATGCGGACATCTGCCTTTTCAACACAGCCCAGTACAAGTGCCCTGTGGCCATGGAAGAGGCTGA TGACACAGTGGCACCCAGTTCGACATTCTGCAAGGTCTACACACTGACCCCCTTCCTGGCCAACAACCGAGAGAAGCGGGGCCTCGCCTTGGACGGGAAGCTCAAGCATGAAGACACGAACCTGGCCTCCAGCACCCT GTTGAGGGAAGGCGCCAACCGGGAGATCCTGGGCATCATTGTTTCCTACAAGGTGAAAGTGAAGCTGGTGGTATCTCGGGGCGG CCTGTTGGGAGATCTTGCATCCAG TGATGTGGCCGTGGAACTGCCCTTCACCCTAATGCACCCCAAGCCCAAAGAGGAACCCCCACATCGTGAAG TTCCAGAGAACGAGGCGCCAGTAGATACCAATCTCATAGAACTTGACACAAA CGATGATGACATCGTGTTTGAGGACTTTGCCCGCCAGAGACTGAAAGGCATGAAGGACgacaaggaggaagaggaggatggtACTGGTTCTCCACAGCTCAACGACAGATAG
- the ARRB1 gene encoding beta-arrestin-1 isoform X1: MGDKGTRVFKKASPNGKLTVYLGKRDFVDHIDLVDPVDGVVLVDPEYLKERRVYVTLTCAFRYGREDLDVLGLTFRKDLFVANVQSFPPAPEDKKPLTRLQERLIKKLGEHAYPFTFEIPPNLPCSVTLQPGPEDTGKACGVDYEVKAFCAENLEEKIHKRNSVRLVIRKVQYAPERPGPQPTAETTRQFLMSDKPLHLEASLDKEIYYHGEPISVNVHVTNNTNKTVKKIKISVRQYADICLFNTAQYKCPVAMEEADDTVAPSSTFCKVYTLTPFLANNREKRGLALDGKLKHEDTNLASSTLLREGANREILGIIVSYKVKVKLVVSRGGLLGDLASSDVAVELPFTLMHPKPKEEPPHREVPENEAPVDTNLIELDTNDDDIVFEDFARQRLKGMKDDKEEEEDGTGSPQLNDR, translated from the exons GGTGTTCAAGAAGGCCAGCCCAAATGGAAAG CTCACTGTGTATCTGGGAAAGCGGGACTTTGTGGACCACATCGACCTCGTGGACCCTGTCG ATGGTGTGGTCCTGGTGGATCCTGAGTATCTCaaggagaggagag TCTATGTGACACTGACCTGCGCCTTCCGCTATGGCCGGGAGGACCTGGATGTCCTGGGCCTGACCTTTCGCAAGGACCTGTTTGTGGCCAACGTGCAGTCCTTCCCGCCGGCCCCTGAGGACAAGAAGCCCCTGACACGGCTGCAGGAGCGCCTCATCAAGAAGCTGGGCGAGCACGCCTACCCTTTCACCTTTGAG ATCCCTCCGAACCTCCCATGCTCTGTGACATTGCAGCCGGGGCCTGAAGACACGGGGAAG GCCTGTGGTGTGGACTATGAAGTCAAAGCCTTCTGTGCTGAGAACCTGGAGGAGAAGATCCACAAGCG GAATTCCGTGCGCCTGGTTATCAGGAAGGTTCAGTATGCCCCGGAGaggcctggcccccagcccacagctgagACCACCAGGCAGTTCCTCATGTCGGACAAGCCCCTGCATCTAGAGGCCTCCCTGGATAAGGAG ATCTATTACCATGGAGAACCCATCAGCGTTAATGTTCACGTCACCAACAACACCAACAAGACAGTGAAGAAGATCAAGATCTCGG tgCGCCAGTATGCGGACATCTGCCTTTTCAACACAGCCCAGTACAAGTGCCCTGTGGCCATGGAAGAGGCTGA TGACACAGTGGCACCCAGTTCGACATTCTGCAAGGTCTACACACTGACCCCCTTCCTGGCCAACAACCGAGAGAAGCGGGGCCTCGCCTTGGACGGGAAGCTCAAGCATGAAGACACGAACCTGGCCTCCAGCACCCT GTTGAGGGAAGGCGCCAACCGGGAGATCCTGGGCATCATTGTTTCCTACAAGGTGAAAGTGAAGCTGGTGGTATCTCGGGGCGG CCTGTTGGGAGATCTTGCATCCAG TGATGTGGCCGTGGAACTGCCCTTCACCCTAATGCACCCCAAGCCCAAAGAGGAACCCCCACATCGTGAAG TTCCAGAGAACGAGGCGCCAGTAGATACCAATCTCATAGAACTTGACACAAA CGATGATGACATCGTGTTTGAGGACTTTGCCCGCCAGAGACTGAAAGGCATGAAGGACgacaaggaggaagaggaggatggtACTGGTTCTCCACAGCTCAACGACAGATAG
- the ARRB1 gene encoding beta-arrestin-1 isoform X3: MGDKGTRVFKKASPNGKLTVYLGKRDFVDHIDLVDPVDGVVLVDPEYLKERRVYVTLTCAFRYGREDLDVLGLTFRKDLFVANVQSFPPAPEDKKPLTRLQERLIKKLGEHAYPFTFEIPPNLPCSVTLQPGPEDTGKACGVDYEVKAFCAENLEEKIHKRNSVRLVIRKVQYAPERPGPQPTAETTRQFLMSDKPLHLEASLDKEIYYHGEPISVNVHVTNNTNKTVKKIKISVRQYADICLFNTAQYKCPVAMEEADDTVAPSSTFCKVYTLTPFLANNREKRGLALDGKLKHEDTNLASSTLLREGANREILGIIVSYKVKVKLVVSRGGLLGDLASSDVAVELPFTLMHPKPKEEPPHREVPENEAPVDTNLIELDTNNPLACM; encoded by the exons GGTGTTCAAGAAGGCCAGCCCAAATGGAAAG CTCACTGTGTATCTGGGAAAGCGGGACTTTGTGGACCACATCGACCTCGTGGACCCTGTCG ATGGTGTGGTCCTGGTGGATCCTGAGTATCTCaaggagaggagag TCTATGTGACACTGACCTGCGCCTTCCGCTATGGCCGGGAGGACCTGGATGTCCTGGGCCTGACCTTTCGCAAGGACCTGTTTGTGGCCAACGTGCAGTCCTTCCCGCCGGCCCCTGAGGACAAGAAGCCCCTGACACGGCTGCAGGAGCGCCTCATCAAGAAGCTGGGCGAGCACGCCTACCCTTTCACCTTTGAG ATCCCTCCGAACCTCCCATGCTCTGTGACATTGCAGCCGGGGCCTGAAGACACGGGGAAG GCCTGTGGTGTGGACTATGAAGTCAAAGCCTTCTGTGCTGAGAACCTGGAGGAGAAGATCCACAAGCG GAATTCCGTGCGCCTGGTTATCAGGAAGGTTCAGTATGCCCCGGAGaggcctggcccccagcccacagctgagACCACCAGGCAGTTCCTCATGTCGGACAAGCCCCTGCATCTAGAGGCCTCCCTGGATAAGGAG ATCTATTACCATGGAGAACCCATCAGCGTTAATGTTCACGTCACCAACAACACCAACAAGACAGTGAAGAAGATCAAGATCTCGG tgCGCCAGTATGCGGACATCTGCCTTTTCAACACAGCCCAGTACAAGTGCCCTGTGGCCATGGAAGAGGCTGA TGACACAGTGGCACCCAGTTCGACATTCTGCAAGGTCTACACACTGACCCCCTTCCTGGCCAACAACCGAGAGAAGCGGGGCCTCGCCTTGGACGGGAAGCTCAAGCATGAAGACACGAACCTGGCCTCCAGCACCCT GTTGAGGGAAGGCGCCAACCGGGAGATCCTGGGCATCATTGTTTCCTACAAGGTGAAAGTGAAGCTGGTGGTATCTCGGGGCGG CCTGTTGGGAGATCTTGCATCCAG TGATGTGGCCGTGGAACTGCCCTTCACCCTAATGCACCCCAAGCCCAAAGAGGAACCCCCACATCGTGAAG TTCCAGAGAACGAGGCGCCAGTAGATACCAATCTCATAGAACTTGACACAAA CAACCCGCTTGCCTGCATGTGA
- the ARRB1 gene encoding beta-arrestin-1 isoform X5 encodes MGESIVAKSLMFPGKQPRVFKKASPNGKLTVYLGKRDFVDHIDLVDPVDGVVLVDPEYLKERRVYVTLTCAFRYGREDLDVLGLTFRKDLFVANVQSFPPAPEDKKPLTRLQERLIKKLGEHAYPFTFEIPPNLPCSVTLQPGPEDTGKACGVDYEVKAFCAENLEEKIHKRNSVRLVIRKVQYAPERPGPQPTAETTRQFLMSDKPLHLEASLDKEIYYHGEPISVNVHVTNNTNKTVKKIKISVRQYADICLFNTAQYKCPVAMEEADDTVAPSSTFCKVYTLTPFLANNREKRGLALDGKLKHEDTNLASSTLLREGANREILGIIVSYKVKVKLVVSRGGLLGDLASSDVAVELPFTLMHPKPKEEPPHREVPENEAPVDTNLIELDTNDDDIVFEDFARQRLKGMKDDKEEEEDGTGSPQLNDR; translated from the exons GGTGTTCAAGAAGGCCAGCCCAAATGGAAAG CTCACTGTGTATCTGGGAAAGCGGGACTTTGTGGACCACATCGACCTCGTGGACCCTGTCG ATGGTGTGGTCCTGGTGGATCCTGAGTATCTCaaggagaggagag TCTATGTGACACTGACCTGCGCCTTCCGCTATGGCCGGGAGGACCTGGATGTCCTGGGCCTGACCTTTCGCAAGGACCTGTTTGTGGCCAACGTGCAGTCCTTCCCGCCGGCCCCTGAGGACAAGAAGCCCCTGACACGGCTGCAGGAGCGCCTCATCAAGAAGCTGGGCGAGCACGCCTACCCTTTCACCTTTGAG ATCCCTCCGAACCTCCCATGCTCTGTGACATTGCAGCCGGGGCCTGAAGACACGGGGAAG GCCTGTGGTGTGGACTATGAAGTCAAAGCCTTCTGTGCTGAGAACCTGGAGGAGAAGATCCACAAGCG GAATTCCGTGCGCCTGGTTATCAGGAAGGTTCAGTATGCCCCGGAGaggcctggcccccagcccacagctgagACCACCAGGCAGTTCCTCATGTCGGACAAGCCCCTGCATCTAGAGGCCTCCCTGGATAAGGAG ATCTATTACCATGGAGAACCCATCAGCGTTAATGTTCACGTCACCAACAACACCAACAAGACAGTGAAGAAGATCAAGATCTCGG tgCGCCAGTATGCGGACATCTGCCTTTTCAACACAGCCCAGTACAAGTGCCCTGTGGCCATGGAAGAGGCTGA TGACACAGTGGCACCCAGTTCGACATTCTGCAAGGTCTACACACTGACCCCCTTCCTGGCCAACAACCGAGAGAAGCGGGGCCTCGCCTTGGACGGGAAGCTCAAGCATGAAGACACGAACCTGGCCTCCAGCACCCT GTTGAGGGAAGGCGCCAACCGGGAGATCCTGGGCATCATTGTTTCCTACAAGGTGAAAGTGAAGCTGGTGGTATCTCGGGGCGG CCTGTTGGGAGATCTTGCATCCAG TGATGTGGCCGTGGAACTGCCCTTCACCCTAATGCACCCCAAGCCCAAAGAGGAACCCCCACATCGTGAAG TTCCAGAGAACGAGGCGCCAGTAGATACCAATCTCATAGAACTTGACACAAA CGATGATGACATCGTGTTTGAGGACTTTGCCCGCCAGAGACTGAAAGGCATGAAGGACgacaaggaggaagaggaggatggtACTGGTTCTCCACAGCTCAACGACAGATAG